Proteins from a single region of Bacteroidales bacterium:
- a CDS encoding TetR/AcrR family transcriptional regulator, which produces MEITTRQLEIIEAAGKILTTSGVSGLTIKNLAKEMQFSESAIYRHFKSKEEIIIAMLNYLADNIDKRLSNLDGSLTPEEKFKALFVEQFRFFKLNPHFVVAVFSDGLMEESQVINEALLKLMNVKIKHLMPVIMDGQQKGIFTNAITTDELMHIIMGTFKLQMFKWRIANFEFDIKRSGENMVHSILTLIRNKQI; this is translated from the coding sequence ATGGAAATCACAACCCGCCAATTGGAAATTATTGAAGCAGCCGGCAAAATACTTACGACCTCAGGTGTAAGCGGACTGACAATAAAAAATCTGGCAAAAGAAATGCAGTTTTCTGAAAGTGCCATCTACAGGCATTTTAAAAGCAAAGAAGAAATTATCATTGCCATGCTTAATTACCTGGCTGATAACATTGACAAGCGATTATCGAATCTGGATGGTTCATTAACTCCTGAGGAAAAATTTAAAGCATTGTTTGTGGAACAATTCCGGTTTTTTAAACTGAATCCTCATTTTGTCGTTGCAGTTTTCTCTGATGGGCTTATGGAGGAAAGCCAGGTTATAAACGAAGCTCTGCTTAAACTCATGAATGTTAAAATCAAACACTTGATGCCTGTCATCATGGACGGTCAGCAAAAAGGTATATTTACAAATGCCATTACTACTGACGAACTAATGCATATCATCATGGGAACATTCAAGCTCCAAATGTTCAAATGGCGGATCGCCAATTTTGAATTTGATATTAAAAGAAGTGGTGAAAATATGGTTCATTCAATCCTTACTCTTATCAGAAACAAACAAATATGA